From Haemophilus parainfluenzae:
GGTTAAGTCAAAATTGACCGCACTTTTGCCCATAGATAAATAAAAAGGCATCAATCTGATGCCTTTTCAATTCATTAACATGAAAAATTAACGCTCATTCCAACGTTTGATTGATTCACGAATCACTTCTTTCGCTTCTTCTACATCGCCCCAGTGAGTCACTTTTGTTAAACCTGTTTTTTTCAATGCTTTGTAGTTATTGAAGTGGAATTCAATTTGTTTGATTAATTGCGCTGGCACATCTGCAAGGCTGTTGTATGCATTGCCGGTATCGCGATCATCTGCTGGCACACAAACGATTTTATCGTCCACTTCGCCATCATCAACGAATTTCATCACACCGATAACTTTTGCTTCAAGGAATACACCTGTTGCAAGTGGTTGGCGCGTTAATAATAAAACGTCTAACTCATCGCCATCTTCGTCTAAAGTTTGTGGAATGAAACCATAGTTAGTTGGTTTTGCGAAGATCGCTGGCTCAACACGGTCTAATTGGAACGCTGCAACTTTACGGTTCCATTCGATTTTGTGGCAGCTACCTTCTGGAATTTCATTTACCACATTGATAATGCCGGCATCTACATCGCCTGGCGTTAAAATTTGATTAAAATCAGCCATTGTTTTTCCTTTTTTGATTACGTTAAAAACTCTCAGAGTATAGCAGTTTTTAGCCGATAAAAAAATATGTGAAAAACATCCTCAAAACTGACCGCACTTTCCCGCCAGCCTAGCAAAAAAACGATTGCGCAAACGTTTACTTTTGAGTGATTTACTATAAAATAGCACGTCCTTTTTTTTGATTATTAACCTAGGGTAGGGGACTTTATGTCAAGTTTAGAAAAAACCTTTGAACTCAACAAACGCGGTTCAACGGTTCGTCAAGAAATCATTGCGGGTTTAACCACCTTCTTAGCCATGGTGTATTCCGTAATTGTTGTGCCTAAAATGCTTGGTGATGCAGGCTTTCCCGCTGAATCCGTGTTTATCGCAACCTGTTTAGTGGCGGGTCTTGGTTCGATTTTAATTGGCTTTTGGGCAAATGCGCCAATGGCGATCGGCTGTGCTATTTCATTAACCGCTTTCACCGCATTTAGCTTAGTGATTGGTCAACATGTTTCTATTCCTGTGGCATTAGGTGCCGTATTCCTCATGGGTTTGGTGTTCACCTTAATTTCGGCAACAGGTATTCGTTCATGGATTTTACGTAACCTGCCATCAAGTATCGCGCACGGTGCAGGGATCGGGATCGGCTTATTCTTACTTTTAATCGCCGCAAACGGCGTAGGCTTAGTGGTCAGCAACTAAGCGGGTTTACCGGTTAAATTAGGTGATTTCACCTCGTTCCCTGTGATGATGTCCTTAATCGGCCTTGCATTCATTATCGGCTTAGAAAAAATGAAAGTGAAAGGCGGGATTTTATGGGTCATCATTGCCATTACTATCGTAGGTTTAATCTTCGATTCAAACGTAACATTCAATGGACAGATCTTCAAAATGCCAACCTTTGGTGAAAACTCACTTTTCTTACAATTAGATTTGCAAGGTGCATTACAACCAGCCATTTTACCAATTGTTTTTGCTTTAGTGATGACTGCCGTATTTGATGCAACTGGTACTATTCGTGCCGTTGCAGGTCAAGCTGACTTATTAGATAAAGACGGACAAATCATCAACGGTGGCAAAGCCTTAACCTCTGACTCTGTAAGTAGCTTATTCTCAGGTTTATTCGGTACTGCGCCAGCAGCCGTTTATATCGAATCAGCAGCAGGGACAGCCGCAGGCGGTAAAACGGGTATCACCGCTATCGTCGTCGGTGTATTGTTCTTATTAATGTTATTCTTCCAACCACTTGCATTCTTAGTGCCTGGTTATGCAACTGCACCGGCGTTAATGTATGTGGGCTTATTAATGCTAAGCAATGTGAGCAAATTAGACTTTGATGATTTCGTCGGCGCAATGAGCGGCTTAGTTTGTGCGGTATTCATCGTACTCACCGCAAACATCGTAACCGGTATCATGCTTGGCTTTGCGGCATTAGTGATTGGTCGTATCGTGAGTGGTGATGTGAAAAAACTCAACATCGGCACGATTATCATCGCCATTGTACTTGTCGCATTCTATGCTGGCGGCTGGGCGATTTAATTAAATGTATCTTGATAAGGCGAACGAATGGTTCGCCTTTTTTATTTCTAGCCTTAAAAAACAATCGAAAAACCAACCGCACTTTTACTTTACAAATCCCTAAATCCGCCTAAAATACAGGCCTTTAATACGGCTTGCCAAAAGCAAGCTACTGACCTGAAATCAGACAAGAGAACATTATGACAACCCCATTTAAACCTGAATTACTCTCCCCTGCGGGATCCCTCAAAAATATGCGCTACGCCTTTGCTTATGGCGCAGATGCCGTTTATGCAGGCCAACCACGTTACAGTTTACGTGTACGCAACAATGAATTTAATCACGCCAATTTAAAAATCGGGATCGATGAAGCCCATGCGCTTGGCAAAAAATTCTATGTGGTCGTAAACATTGCACCGCATAACTCCAAACTTAAAACCTTTATCAAAGATTTACAACCTGTCATCGACATGGGCCCTGATGCCTTAATTATGTCTGACCCAGGCTTAATTATGTTGGTGCGTGAAAACTTCCCGGATATTGATATTCACCTTTCTGTACAAGCGAATGCGGTAAACTGGGCAACGGTAAAATTCTGGAAACAAATGGGGTTAACTCGTGTGATTTTATCGCGCGAATTATCCATTGAAGAGATCGCAGAAATTCGCCAACACGTGCCAGATATCGAACTCGAAATTTTCGTACACGGTGCATTATGCATGGCGTATTCTGGCCGTTGCTTGCTTTCTGGCTATATCAACAAACGCGACCCAAACCAAGGTACTTGCACCAATGCTTGCCGTTGGGAATACAAAATGGAAGAAGGCACTACGGATGAAGTGGGCAACATTGTGCCAAAAATCGACCCTGCTCAACAAATCGAAGTGAAAAATGTGGCGCCAACCTTGGGCGAAGGTGCAGTAACGGATAAAGTCTTCCTTTACACCGAATCACAAAAGCCTGATGAGCAAATGACGGCGTTTGAAGATGAGCACGGCACTTACTTTATGAACTCAAAAGACCTGCGTGCAGTACAACATGTAGAAAAATTGACCGCTCTTGGTGTGCATTCTTTAAAAATCGAAGGCCGTACTAAATCATTCTATTACTGCGCAAGAACCGCACAAGTTTATCGCAAAGCCATTGATGACGCGGCTGCGGGCAAACCATTTGATGAAAGCTTAATGGATACGTTGGAATCCCTTGCTCATCGTGGTTATACCGAAGGTTTCTTACGTCGCCATACGCACGATGAATACCAAAATTACGAATATGGCTACTCTATTTCTGAACGCCAACAATTTGTCGGTGAATTTACCGGTAAACGCAATGAGCAAGGCATGGCTGAAGTGGCGGTGAAAAATAAATTCTTGCTTGGTGATGAAGTGGAAATGATGACCCCACAAGGCAACATCGTTTTTAAAATTGAAAAAATGCTCAATCGCAAAAACGAACATGTGGAAGCCGCACTTGGCGATGGCCATTTTGTCTTTTTAGATGTGCCACAAGACGTCCAACTTGATTATGCATTGTTGATGCGTAACTTGGTCAACACCAACACGCGTAATCCACATAATTAATTTGTTAAAAAATTGTTGCACTTGTTAAAGAATGTACTATAATACATCCCATACCTGATTTGTTAATTCAACAACTCATAGTATGACTCCAAATATTTTGCCCTTTCACCTTTTTGAAAGGGCTTTTTTTCTTGTTCTTTCCTCCGAATAGCTCTAGACTATGCCCCATTTTTAGCTTTCATTATTTACAATTATGCGTGTTTCTGACTTTCATTTTGACTTACCTGATGAGCTGATTGCTCGTTACCCTAAAGAAGATCGCTCTTCTTGCCGTTTGCTACAACTCAATGGCGAAAACGGGGAAATTTCTCACCGCACTTTTACCGATGTATTAGATTTAATCGATGAAGGTGATCTGTTGATTTTTAACAATACGCGTGTAATCCCAGCTCGTATGTTTGGTCGTAAAGCCAGTGGCGGAAAAATTGAAGTGTTGGTGGAACGTGTTTTAAGTGTACATCATTTCTTAGCGCATATTCGCTCATCAAAAGCCCCGAAAGAAGGTGCAGAATTATTTTTAGGCGAAGATAAGCTCGGTGAAAATAATGGCGTAAAAGCGATTATGGTCGGTCGTCAAGATGCCCTTTTTGAAGTGGAATTAGCGGATAAAAGTCGCAATGTACTTGATGTGTTGCAAGAAATCGGTCATATGCCGTTACCGCCTTATATTGATCGCCCAGATGAAGAAGCGGATCAAGAATGCTATCAAACCGTATATAACAAAGTGCCTGGTGCAGTGGCGGCACCAACAGCAGGCTTGCATTTTGATGATGAGCTTTTACAAAAATTACATGAAAAAGGCGTCAATTTTGAATTTGTGACTTTGCACGTGGGCGCAGGTACATTCCAACCCGTACGTGTTGAAAATATTGAAGATCACATCATGCACGCAGAATATGTGGAACTTTCTCAAGAAGTCTGCAATGCCATTATTGAAACGAAAAAAGCGGGTAAACGTGTCATTGCAGTGGGTACAACATCAGTGCGTTCTGTTGAAACCGCTGCCCTATCGGCAGAAGAAAATGGCAATCCAGATTTAATTGAACCTTATTTTTCTGATACGTCTATTTTTATTTACCCGGGCAAATCATTCCGTGTGGTGGATGCGTTGATTACCAACTTTCACTTACCGGAAAGCACATTGATTATGTTGGTATCGGCCTTTGCAGGCTTTAGCCACACCATGAATGCCTATAAAAGTGCGGTCGAAAATCGCTATCATTTTTTCAGTTATGGCGATGCGATGTTCATCACTAAAAACCCCAATGTGAAAGGCTTAGAATAAGTGGTTTGACTTATTTTCAGCCAACTCATAAAATACTCGTCCAGAAGCCTGTACTAACAGGCTTTTTTATTGAATAACAACCTTCGAACTGTTTATTCGTTGAGGAAAGAAAATGAAATATGAATTAGATAAAACCAGCGGCAGTGCACGTCGTGGTCGCTTGGTGTTTGAACGTCCACAAGGTACGTTCAGCGTAGAAACCCCTGCATTTATGCCAGTGGGCACCTATGGCACGGTAAAAGGCATGACACCGGAAGAAGTGCGTGCGACGGGTGCAGAAATTTTGCTTGGTAATACCTTCCATTTATGGCTTCGTCCTGGACAGGAAGTGATGCGTAAACACGGTGATTTGCACGATTTTATGCAATGGCATCGCCCGATTTTGACGGATAGTGGCGGCTTCCAAGTATTTAGTTTAGGTAAATTACGTAAAATCACCGAAGAAGGAGTGAAATTCCAAAACCCAATTAACGGTGAGCGCATTTTCCTTTCACCTGAAAAATCCATGGAAATTCAATATGATTTAGGTTCTGACATCGTGATGATTTTCGATGAATGTACGCCTTATCCAGCGACTTTCGATTATGCGAAAAAATCCATGGAAATGTCTCTTCGTTGGGCAAAACGTAGCCGTGATCGCTTTGATGAATTAGGCAATAAGAATGCCCTATTCGGTATTATTCAAGGTGGCGTGTTTGAAGAATTACGCAAAGTCTCATTAGAAGGCTTAGTGAATATTGGCTTTGACGGTTATGCAGTGGGCGGTTTAGCGGTAGGCGAACCAAAAGAAGACATGCACCGTATTTTAGAATACATCTGCCCACAAATCCCGGCTGATAAACCGCGTTATTTAATGGGTGTGGGTAAACCGGAAGATTTAGTGGAAGGCGTACGTCGTGGTATTGATATGTTTGACTGCGTAATGCCAACCCGTAACGCTCGTAACGGCCATTTATTCGTGACAGACGGCATTGTCAAAATCCGTAATGCAAAATATCGTGATGATACCAGCCCATTGGATCCTGAATGTGATTGCTACACCTGTAAAAACTACACCAAAGCCTATTTATACCATTTAGATAAATGCGGTGAAATTTTAGGTGCTCGCTTAAATACCATTCATAATTTACGCTATTATCAACGCTTAATGGCGGAAATTCGTCAGGCTATTGAAGACGAGCGTTTTGATGATTTTGTGGTGGAATTCTATGCTCGCATGGGCAAACCAGTTCCCCCATTACAATTAGCGGATAACTCATAATTGCTGAAAGTGAGGTAGAAAAATGAAGCGTTTTTTGACCGCACTTTTTAACAAAGGAAACCTTATGCAAATCCTTGAACCTCAACAATTTGCCACTTGGAATGAGCCGATTGATATGCTTTATGCTTGTCATAGCAAAGTGAAACGCTTTTGTAAACAGCTCACCATTCTTCCTGGCTACTTAGAAAAAAATGGCGTGAATCAAGCCGTATTAAATGATGTGAAAACCATTTTGCAGTATTTTAATCACGCGGCACCTCTTCATCATGATGATGAAGAAAAAGACTTTTTCCCCGCTTTAATTGAAAAAGCACCTCAAGCGAAAGAGTCGGTGGATGAATTAGAACGCCAGCATGTTACTTTGCATGAAAATTGGGCAAAGCTTTCGGAGCAGCTAGAAGAATTGATTGCAGAGAAACGTACCGATGTAGATGAAAGACTGATTACGCAGTTTGTGGCGAGCTATGATAGACACATATCCCTTGAAGAGCCGCTATTTGAGCTTGGTAAGCAATATTTATCCGCAGAACAACTCACGGCTATGGGCAAAATTATGTTTGCTCGTCGCCAAGCTTAAACCATGAAATATCAATTAAATTTGACCGCACTTTCCTGCCCGATTCCGCTTTTAACTGCAAAGAAGGCTTTGGCAAATTTAGCGTCAAATGATGAATTAGTTTTGCAATTAAATCGTCAAAGTGCGGTCGAAAATTTTGTTGTTTTTTGTGAAGAAAATCAATGTGAATTAGTGGATCAACATTGGCTTTCCGAGCAAATCTTCGAAGTTTGCTTGAAAAAAATCAATTAATTCCAAAATTCTCGTTGTTATTGCCTTCATCGGCTTTTACTGAATGCCGTTTTATGGTATTTTACGACCACTTTTAACTTTTCATTTTATAAGGAAAACACAATGGAAGCACAAAGCCCAATGTCCACGCTATTTATTTTCGTGATCTTCGGTTTAATTTTTTATTTTATGATTTACCGCCCACAAGCAAAACGTAATAAAGAACACAAAAAATTAATGTCTGAATTGGCGAAAGGCACTGAAGTATTAACCGCTGGTGGCGTCATTGGTAAAATTACCAAAGTAACCGAAGGTGCTGAAATTGTTATCGCATTAAACGATACCACTGAAATCACGATTAACCGTAACTACATTGTTTCAGTATTACCGAAAGGTTCTGTAAAATCTCTCTAATTTAAATTCCTAAAGGGAAAACTATGTTAAATCGTTACCCATTATGGAAGAATCTAATGGTGATCCTTGTGGTCGCCATTGGTGCTTTATACTCTCTTCCAAATATCTATGGTGAAGATCCTGCGGTGCAAATTTCCGGTACTCGCGGACAACAAGCAGACACCACCGCATTAACTGAAGTACAAAATGTACTGAAAGAAAATAACCTTCCAACCAAATCTATCGTTCTTGAAAATGGCTCTATTCTTGCCCGTTTCACCAACACAGATGATCAACTTCTTGCCAAAGATAAAATTGCAGAAAAACTAGGCAACAGCTATACCACGGCATTAAACCTTGCACCGGCAACACCGACTTGGTTAAGCAGCATTGGGGCCAACCCGATGAAATGGGGTTTGGACTTACGTGGTGGTGTACGCTTCTTAATGGAAGTGGACATGAATTCTGCTTTGGCTAAACGTCAAGAACAGTTACAAGACACATTACGTGGCGAGTTACGTAAAGAAAAAATTCAGTTTACCGCGATTAAAAATGGTGACAAATTTGGTACAACGGTCACGTTAGAAAACGCTGACCAGATATCAAAAGCAGCACGTATTATTCGTCAGCTACACCCAACATTAGATGTGTCTGATATTGGTGACAACACCTTAAACCTTGCCCTTTCTGAAACGGCATTAACAGAATCACGTAACTTAGCGATCGAGCAAAACTTAACGATTTTACGTAAACGTGTCGCTGAATTAGGCGTAGCTGAAGCGGTTATCCAACGTCAAGGTGCAGAACGTATCGTAATCGAATTACCGGGTGTTCAAGATACTGCCCGTGCAAAAGAGATCTTAGGTGCAACTGCGACACTTGAATTCCGCATTGTGAATTCGTTGGTGAACCCTGAATCAGCAGCGCGAGGTATGTTACCTTCTGACACAGAAATCAAATATGACCGTCAAGGTAGACCTGTTGCACTTTACAAACGTGCAGTATTGGGTGGTGAACACATCATCAACTCAAGCTCAGGTTTAGACCAAAACACCAGTACGCCACAAGTCAGTGTCACCTTGGATAGTGAAGGCGGCGAAATCATGTCGCAAACCACCAAGAAATACTACAAAAAACCAATGGCAACCTTGTATGTAGAATACAAAGACAACGGTAAAAAAGACGAAAATGGCAAAACTATTTTAGAGAAAAATGAAGAAGTGATTAACGTTGCTACTATTCAAGGTCGCTTTAGTTCTAACTTCCAAATTACGGGTGTAAGTAGCTCTGCAGAAGCACAAAACCTTTCTATGTTATTAAAATCAGGTGCATTAATTGCACCAGTGCAAATCGTTGAAGAACGTACAATTGGTCCTTCACTGGGTGCACAAAACGTAGAACAAGGTATCAATGCAAGTTTCTGGGGATTAATTATAGTCATCTTCTTCATGTTGATTTACTACAAAATCTTCGGCATTATCGCAAGCTTTGCATTAGTGATTAACATCGTTTTATTAGTCGGTTTAATGTCTATCCTACCTGGAGCAACACTTTCCATGCCGGGGATTGCGGGTATCGTATTAACCTTGGGGATGTCGGTGGATGCCAACGTACTTATTTTTGAGCGTATCAAAGAAGAAATTCGTAATGGTCGTCCAATCCAGCAAGCTATTAACGAAGGTTATAACGGTGCATTCTCCTCTATCTTCGATGCGAACTTAACCACAATTTTAACGGCAATTATCCTTTATGCAGTCGGTACCGGTCCAATTCAAGGCTTTGCGGTAACCCTTGCATTAGGTGTGGCAATTTCAATGTTTACAGCGATTACCGGAACACGTGCTATCGTGAACTTCCTATACGGCGGTAAACGTCTTGAAAAATTATCAATTTAGGTAGGATAAGATGAGATTATTTGCAAAAGATAAAAACGGACATTTTATCCGTGAAGTGAATGGGATTAAATTGCCATTCTCTCTCACTGAGTTTATGAAAGTGAGATTTGTAGGGTATGCATTTTCCGCTATTTTGATGACGATTTCCCTCTTCTTCATTATTACAAAAGGCTTCAACTGGGGCTTAGATTTTACGGGCGGTGTGGTATTTGATACTCACTTCTCACAACCCGCTGATTTAGAGAAAATCCGTGGCACATTAAACCAAAACGGGATTTCAAGCCCAATTGTACAAACAACGGGTTCTGTACAAGATGTCATGATCCGTTTACCAGCCGACAATAACGATTCTGGTATCGGTGAACACGTTAAAGGCATGCTCCAAACAATCGACCCGAATATTCATATTAACAGTATTGAATTTGTGGGGCCTAACGTTGGTGAAGAGTTAGCTCAAGGTGCAGTTTATGCGACGCTTGCTACTCTTGCGATGATGTTGATTTATATCGGCTCACGCTTTGAATGGCGTTTAGCTGTGGGCGGTATTGCCTCACTTGCTCACGACGTAGTCATTACCCTCGGTTTGTTCTCTGCATTACAAGTTGAAATGGATTTAACCTTTGTGGCGGCAATTCTTTCCGTTGTGGGTTACTCTATCAACGATAGTATCGTGGTATTCGACCGTGTACGTGAAAACTTCCGTAAAATTCGTCGTGTAGATACTATCGATATTATTGATATTTCCTTAACGCAAACCTTGTCGAGAACCATCATGACCTCTCTCACAACACTTCTTGTTGTGATTGCCTTGTTCTTCTTTGGTGGGCCATCCATTCATAACTTCTCGTTAGCGTTATTAATCGGTATCGGTTTTGGTACCTACTCATCAATCTTTATCGCGATTGCGATTGCTTATGATGTTGGTCTACGTCGCGAACACATGATTCCACCAAAAGTGGATAAAGAAATCGATGATTTACCTTAATCTATCGAACATGAGATAAAAAGAAAGCCGCCATAATGGTGGCTTTTTTATTGCTAAAATTAAGTGCTTTTTGACCGCACTTTATTCGTTTACATCACCTAATAAAGCTGCATATTTCTTCGTTGATTCGGAACTTTCCAGGGTAATTTTAAACGCCATTGTCAGCGGCACAGAAAGCAACATGCCTACCGTACCAAGTAACCATCCCCAGAAAAGTAATGAAAAGAATACGACCAAGGTAGAAAGCCCTAAGGTTTTTCCCATCATTTTCGGTTCAATAATATTACCGATCACAATATTTGATGCAATAATACCAACAGTTACGCCCATTCCTACACCAAATCCATTCAGTAATAAAGCTTGAACCACAATCGGCACTGCGGCAATAATTGAACCGATATTCGGAATATAATTTAATAGGAAGCTTAAGGTTGCCCATAAAATCGCATATTGCACCCCCGTTACATCCAACAAAATCCAAGTCGCAACACCTGTCAACAAACTTGTCACCGTTTTCACACCAAGATAACTAATCACACCGTCTAAAATACGATCAATGTGATGCTCTTCCGCAACAACATCATGTTCATTGGCACTTAAAACTAACGCAAGTTTATGCTTCATGGTTGGTGCTTCAAGCAGCATAAAAATCACGGCTAAAATCAACACAAAAACATTCGTCACAACGCCAGAAAAGTTTAATAACAAACGGCTCACAAAGTTCATGATCACGCTCGGATCAAAATGCTCCATAATGGCTTCGCGAGAAATCACAATCGGCAATTTCAGTTTTTGAGCTAATGCTATAACGTCATTTATACGCTCTGAAAGTAGCACTTTATATTGCGGAATAGAACGTGTAAATTCCTGCACACTGCTGTTAATTAATCCCGCCAGGAAAAAGAATACAATTAAAATCAAAACAAATAACAAGGCAATCGCAATACCATGTGGTACTTTGCGTTGTGTCATTGCTTTAATCACGGGTGAACAAATAATGGCGATAAATAATGCCAATAAAAAAGGCACAACAATCTCTGCCGCCAGTTTAATTCCCGCAAACACAATCACTAAAGCCGCCATAGCAACGACAGTGCGGTTAAAATTTAAGTTTTTTTCCACTAAATGGCTTCCTCATTTTCTTCGCCTGTACGAATACGAATCACACGTTCTATATCATAAACAAAGATCTTTCCATCACCGATTTTGCCTGTTTGGCAGGTTTCAACAATGGTTTCAAGGCATTGTTCAAGCAAATCATCTGGCACTACTATTTCAATTTTCACTTTAGGCAGAAAATCCACCATATATTCTGCACCACGATAAAGCTCTGTATGTCCTTTTTGACGACCAAAACCACGGACTTCAGTCACGGTCATTCCGCTGATGCCAATATCAGATAAATTTTCACGCACATCATCTAATTTAAATGGCTTAATAATGGCTTCGATTTTTTTCATCTTATTTCTCCAAATTTTCGCGTCGTGCGGCTTTCGGTCGAAAGCTTGTAATCACTTCAGGCTTGGTATCAATATAAATACCATCAATTAATTGCAAGCAATAAGGCACTGCACTAAAAATCCCTTTCACTAAAACTTTACCTTGCTCATCTTTCACGCCTTCTAAAGTTTCTTTGATGGCTTTTGGCTGACCAGGTAAATTCAAAATCAAACTATTTTTACGAATCACACCAACTTGACGAGATAAAATCGCTGTCGGCACAAAATGCAAACTCACTTGACGCATTTGCTCGCCAAATCCAGGCATTTCACGATCGGCTACCGCTAACGTGGCATCAGGTGTCACATCACGTTTTGCCGGCCCTGTCCCGCCCGTGGTGAGCACTAAATGACAATGGTGCTCATCCACTAATTCTTTCAACGTTTGTTCAATTAATGGCTGCTCATCTGGAATTAATCGAGTTTCTACTTCAAAAGGATCTACCAATGCTTGTTCTAACCATTGTTGTAATTCGGGAATCCCTTGATCTTGATACACACCACTTGATGCACGATCTGATACTGAAACCAAACCTATTTTTAAAAGTGCGGTCATTTTTTTCCTCATTTTTATACGCAATAAACAGCGTCATTCTACCCTATTTTATCTTTTA
This genomic window contains:
- a CDS encoding sulfurtransferase TusA family protein: MKYQLNLTALSCPIPLLTAKKALANLASNDELVLQLNRQSAVENFVVFCEENQCELVDQHWLSEQIFEVCLKKIN
- a CDS encoding hemerythrin domain-containing protein; this encodes MQILEPQQFATWNEPIDMLYACHSKVKRFCKQLTILPGYLEKNGVNQAVLNDVKTILQYFNHAAPLHHDDEEKDFFPALIEKAPQAKESVDELERQHVTLHENWAKLSEQLEELIAEKRTDVDERLITQFVASYDRHISLEEPLFELGKQYLSAEQLTAMGKIMFARRQA
- the yegQ gene encoding tRNA 5-hydroxyuridine modification protein YegQ, translating into MTTPFKPELLSPAGSLKNMRYAFAYGADAVYAGQPRYSLRVRNNEFNHANLKIGIDEAHALGKKFYVVVNIAPHNSKLKTFIKDLQPVIDMGPDALIMSDPGLIMLVRENFPDIDIHLSVQANAVNWATVKFWKQMGLTRVILSRELSIEEIAEIRQHVPDIELEIFVHGALCMAYSGRCLLSGYINKRDPNQGTCTNACRWEYKMEEGTTDEVGNIVPKIDPAQQIEVKNVAPTLGEGAVTDKVFLYTESQKPDEQMTAFEDEHGTYFMNSKDLRAVQHVEKLTALGVHSLKIEGRTKSFYYCARTAQVYRKAIDDAAAGKPFDESLMDTLESLAHRGYTEGFLRRHTHDEYQNYEYGYSISERQQFVGEFTGKRNEQGMAEVAVKNKFLLGDEVEMMTPQGNIVFKIEKMLNRKNEHVEAALGDGHFVFLDVPQDVQLDYALLMRNLVNTNTRNPHN
- the yajC gene encoding preprotein translocase subunit YajC; translation: MEAQSPMSTLFIFVIFGLIFYFMIYRPQAKRNKEHKKLMSELAKGTEVLTAGGVIGKITKVTEGAEIVIALNDTTEITINRNYIVSVLPKGSVKSL
- the queA gene encoding tRNA preQ1(34) S-adenosylmethionine ribosyltransferase-isomerase QueA, with the translated sequence MRVSDFHFDLPDELIARYPKEDRSSCRLLQLNGENGEISHRTFTDVLDLIDEGDLLIFNNTRVIPARMFGRKASGGKIEVLVERVLSVHHFLAHIRSSKAPKEGAELFLGEDKLGENNGVKAIMVGRQDALFEVELADKSRNVLDVLQEIGHMPLPPYIDRPDEEADQECYQTVYNKVPGAVAAPTAGLHFDDELLQKLHEKGVNFEFVTLHVGAGTFQPVRVENIEDHIMHAEYVELSQEVCNAIIETKKAGKRVIAVGTTSVRSVETAALSAEENGNPDLIEPYFSDTSIFIYPGKSFRVVDALITNFHLPESTLIMLVSAFAGFSHTMNAYKSAVENRYHFFSYGDAMFITKNPNVKGLE
- the secD gene encoding protein translocase subunit SecD, whose translation is MLNRYPLWKNLMVILVVAIGALYSLPNIYGEDPAVQISGTRGQQADTTALTEVQNVLKENNLPTKSIVLENGSILARFTNTDDQLLAKDKIAEKLGNSYTTALNLAPATPTWLSSIGANPMKWGLDLRGGVRFLMEVDMNSALAKRQEQLQDTLRGELRKEKIQFTAIKNGDKFGTTVTLENADQISKAARIIRQLHPTLDVSDIGDNTLNLALSETALTESRNLAIEQNLTILRKRVAELGVAEAVIQRQGAERIVIELPGVQDTARAKEILGATATLEFRIVNSLVNPESAARGMLPSDTEIKYDRQGRPVALYKRAVLGGEHIINSSSGLDQNTSTPQVSVTLDSEGGEIMSQTTKKYYKKPMATLYVEYKDNGKKDENGKTILEKNEEVINVATIQGRFSSNFQITGVSSSAEAQNLSMLLKSGALIAPVQIVEERTIGPSLGAQNVEQGINASFWGLIIVIFFMLIYYKIFGIIASFALVINIVLLVGLMSILPGATLSMPGIAGIVLTLGMSVDANVLIFERIKEEIRNGRPIQQAINEGYNGAFSSIFDANLTTILTAIILYAVGTGPIQGFAVTLALGVAISMFTAITGTRAIVNFLYGGKRLEKLSI
- a CDS encoding inorganic diphosphatase is translated as MADFNQILTPGDVDAGIINVVNEIPEGSCHKIEWNRKVAAFQLDRVEPAIFAKPTNYGFIPQTLDEDGDELDVLLLTRQPLATGVFLEAKVIGVMKFVDDGEVDDKIVCVPADDRDTGNAYNSLADVPAQLIKQIEFHFNNYKALKKTGLTKVTHWGDVEEAKEVIRESIKRWNER
- the tgt gene encoding tRNA guanosine(34) transglycosylase Tgt, which gives rise to MKYELDKTSGSARRGRLVFERPQGTFSVETPAFMPVGTYGTVKGMTPEEVRATGAEILLGNTFHLWLRPGQEVMRKHGDLHDFMQWHRPILTDSGGFQVFSLGKLRKITEEGVKFQNPINGERIFLSPEKSMEIQYDLGSDIVMIFDECTPYPATFDYAKKSMEMSLRWAKRSRDRFDELGNKNALFGIIQGGVFEELRKVSLEGLVNIGFDGYAVGGLAVGEPKEDMHRILEYICPQIPADKPRYLMGVGKPEDLVEGVRRGIDMFDCVMPTRNARNGHLFVTDGIVKIRNAKYRDDTSPLDPECDCYTCKNYTKAYLYHLDKCGEILGARLNTIHNLRYYQRLMAEIRQAIEDERFDDFVVEFYARMGKPVPPLQLADNS
- the secF gene encoding protein translocase subunit SecF is translated as MRLFAKDKNGHFIREVNGIKLPFSLTEFMKVRFVGYAFSAILMTISLFFIITKGFNWGLDFTGGVVFDTHFSQPADLEKIRGTLNQNGISSPIVQTTGSVQDVMIRLPADNNDSGIGEHVKGMLQTIDPNIHINSIEFVGPNVGEELAQGAVYATLATLAMMLIYIGSRFEWRLAVGGIASLAHDVVITLGLFSALQVEMDLTFVAAILSVVGYSINDSIVVFDRVRENFRKIRRVDTIDIIDISLTQTLSRTIMTSLTTLLVVIALFFFGGPSIHNFSLALLIGIGFGTYSSIFIAIAIAYDVGLRREHMIPPKVDKEIDDLP